One genomic region from Streptomyces sp. NBC_01304 encodes:
- a CDS encoding STAS domain-containing protein has translation MDTPAFGLHIERVDGWIVAELWGEVDLVAVERLAVPLAMVAQEPSLGVIVDLRRVTFMDCCGLSLLCLMRNGALEQGRRLTLVIESPSLHRLLRLAGLADVFEIAGSLQAALGRYANGAEGGQGLSA, from the coding sequence GTGGACACGCCTGCCTTCGGGCTGCACATCGAGCGAGTTGACGGGTGGATCGTGGCCGAGCTCTGGGGCGAAGTGGACCTCGTCGCCGTGGAGCGGCTCGCCGTGCCTCTCGCCATGGTGGCCCAGGAACCGTCCCTCGGCGTGATCGTCGACCTGCGCCGGGTGACCTTCATGGACTGCTGCGGCCTTTCGCTGCTTTGCCTCATGCGCAACGGCGCCCTGGAGCAGGGGCGGCGGCTGACACTGGTCATCGAATCCCCTTCGCTGCACCGGCTGTTGCGCCTTGCCGGACTCGCGGACGTCTTCGAGATCGCCGGCAGTCTCCAGGCCGCGCTCGGCCGGTACGCCAACGGGGCGGAGGGCGGTCAGGGGCTCTCGGCCTGA
- a CDS encoding RidA family protein, producing the protein MPVTLVNPSGLPEVAAYRQVSVATGSRHLYVAGQVAWDADGKAVGEGDLAAQVEQCYLNVATALAGVGASFGDVAKLTVHVVDWTPDKMPLLLDGIERAAAKLGATPVPPATLLGVAALDVPEHLVEIEAVAVLD; encoded by the coding sequence ATGCCCGTCACCTTGGTCAACCCCAGCGGACTGCCGGAAGTCGCCGCATACCGGCAGGTGTCCGTCGCGACCGGCTCCCGGCACCTCTACGTCGCCGGCCAGGTCGCCTGGGATGCCGACGGCAAGGCCGTAGGCGAAGGCGACCTGGCCGCACAGGTCGAGCAGTGTTATCTCAACGTCGCCACCGCTCTGGCCGGAGTCGGCGCTTCCTTCGGCGACGTGGCGAAGCTGACCGTGCATGTCGTGGACTGGACTCCCGACAAGATGCCCTTGCTGCTCGACGGCATCGAACGGGCGGCCGCGAAGCTGGGCGCCACCCCCGTGCCGCCCGCCACGCTCCTCGGCGTCGCGGCCCTGGACGTGCCGGAGCACCTGGTCGAGATCGAGGCCGTCGCCGTCCTCGACTGA
- a CDS encoding winged helix-turn-helix transcriptional regulator: MVTEQFSGSPEDADLRRADSLAREIFSDVANKWALLIIEALGEQTLRFTELRGEVEGVSHKMLTQNLRMLERNGLVERTVHPVVPPRVEYHLTEAGQALRVTIDGLCAWTHRHLGHIEASRGRFDTARQA, from the coding sequence ATGGTGACCGAGCAGTTCAGCGGCTCCCCCGAGGATGCGGACCTGCGGCGTGCGGACTCGCTGGCGCGGGAGATCTTCTCGGACGTCGCCAACAAGTGGGCGCTCCTGATCATCGAAGCGCTCGGTGAACAGACCCTGCGCTTCACCGAGTTGCGCGGAGAGGTCGAGGGCGTCAGCCACAAGATGCTCACCCAGAACCTGCGCATGCTGGAGCGCAACGGCCTGGTCGAGCGGACGGTGCACCCGGTCGTGCCGCCGCGGGTCGAGTACCACCTCACCGAGGCGGGCCAGGCACTGCGGGTGACGATCGACGGGCTGTGCGCCTGGACGCACCGCCATCTGGGCCATATCGAGGCGTCTCGCGGCCGCTTCGACACTGCCCGGCAGGCGTAG
- a CDS encoding PTS-dependent dihydroxyacetone kinase phosphotransferase subunit DhaM — translation MSDAAQGRPVGIVLVSHSGPVATAVAELAAGLAGGSAAPIAAAGGTEDGGLGTSAELIAAAARSVDRGAGVALLVDLGSAVLTVKLLLDDGDELPDGARLLDAPFVEGAVAAVVTASAGGDLDAVEAAAREAYDYHKA, via the coding sequence GTGAGTGACGCCGCACAGGGCCGGCCGGTCGGCATCGTCCTGGTCTCGCACAGCGGCCCGGTCGCCACCGCGGTCGCCGAGCTGGCCGCGGGCCTCGCGGGCGGCTCCGCAGCACCCATCGCCGCGGCGGGCGGCACCGAGGACGGTGGCCTCGGCACGAGCGCCGAGCTGATCGCGGCCGCCGCCCGATCGGTCGACCGGGGCGCGGGCGTCGCCCTCCTGGTCGACCTGGGCAGCGCCGTCCTCACGGTGAAGCTACTGCTCGACGACGGCGACGAACTCCCGGACGGCGCCCGCCTGTTGGACGCCCCGTTCGTGGAGGGCGCGGTGGCCGCCGTGGTCACCGCGTCGGCCGGCGGCGACCTGGACGCGGTGGAGGCGGCGGCGCGGGAGGCGTACGACTACCACAAGGCCTGA
- the dhaL gene encoding dihydroxyacetone kinase subunit DhaL, with protein MLDADFFRRWMTATAEAVEREADRLTELDSQIGDADHGSNMRRGFHEVTRILQTEAPDSPGAVLTLAGRQLISKVGGASGPLYGTLLRRTGKALGDAAEVSAGQLCVALREGVDAVAALGGATPGDKTMLDALFPAVDAMEKSFGAARAAAEEGALATIPLQARKGRASYLGERSVGHQDPGATSSALLVAALAEVAGE; from the coding sequence GTGCTCGACGCCGACTTTTTCCGCCGCTGGATGACGGCCACCGCCGAGGCCGTCGAACGGGAGGCGGACCGGCTGACCGAGCTGGACTCGCAGATCGGGGACGCCGATCACGGCAGCAATATGCGGCGCGGCTTCCACGAGGTGACCAGGATCCTTCAGACCGAGGCGCCGGACAGCCCGGGAGCCGTACTGACCCTGGCAGGACGGCAGTTGATATCCAAGGTGGGCGGGGCGTCAGGGCCGCTGTACGGGACGCTGCTCAGGCGTACCGGCAAGGCGCTCGGTGACGCGGCCGAGGTGTCGGCGGGGCAGCTGTGCGTGGCGCTGCGCGAGGGCGTGGACGCGGTGGCCGCGCTCGGCGGGGCCACGCCCGGTGACAAGACGATGCTGGACGCGTTGTTCCCGGCGGTCGACGCGATGGAGAAGTCGTTCGGCGCGGCCCGCGCCGCGGCCGAGGAGGGTGCGCTCGCCACGATTCCGCTGCAGGCCCGCAAGGGCCGGGCCAGCTATCTGGGCGAGCGCAGCGTGGGTCACCAGGATCCGGGCGCGACGTCGTCCGCGCTGCTCGTCGCGGCGCTCGCGGAGGTTGCCGGTGAGTGA
- the dhaK gene encoding dihydroxyacetone kinase subunit DhaK, with translation MRMLINVAETVVADALRGIAAAHPELTVDVENRVIVRRDAPVADKVGLVSGGGSGHEPLHGGFVGPGMLSAACPGEVFTSPVPDQMVRAAAAVDSGQGVLFIVKNYTGDVLNFDMAAELAEDEGIQVAKVLVDDDVAVTDSLYTAGRRGTGATLFVEKLAGAAAEEGAPLERVEAIARQVNESSRSFGVALSACSTPAKGSPTFDLPPGQLELGIGIHGEPGRERRAMMTSREIADFAVDAVLEDLQPRNPVLLLVNGMGATPLLELYGFHAEVTRVLAERGVAVARVLVGNYVTSLDMAGCSVTLCEIDEELLRLWDAPVRTPALRWGS, from the coding sequence ATGAGGATGCTCATCAACGTCGCCGAGACGGTGGTCGCGGACGCGCTGCGCGGAATCGCCGCCGCCCACCCCGAGTTGACCGTCGACGTCGAGAACCGCGTGATCGTACGCAGGGACGCACCGGTCGCCGACAAGGTCGGGCTCGTCTCCGGCGGCGGCTCGGGGCACGAGCCCCTGCACGGCGGGTTCGTGGGGCCCGGCATGCTCTCGGCCGCCTGCCCCGGCGAGGTGTTCACGTCGCCGGTGCCGGATCAGATGGTGCGGGCCGCGGCCGCCGTGGACAGCGGTCAGGGCGTGCTGTTCATCGTCAAGAACTACACCGGCGACGTACTGAACTTCGACATGGCGGCCGAACTCGCCGAGGACGAGGGCATCCAGGTCGCCAAGGTCCTGGTCGACGACGACGTAGCGGTCACCGACAGCCTCTACACCGCCGGGCGACGCGGCACCGGCGCCACCCTCTTCGTCGAGAAACTGGCGGGCGCCGCCGCCGAGGAGGGCGCCCCGCTGGAGCGCGTCGAGGCCATCGCCCGCCAGGTCAACGAGAGTTCGCGCAGCTTCGGCGTCGCCCTGAGCGCCTGCTCGACGCCCGCCAAGGGCAGCCCCACCTTCGATCTCCCGCCGGGCCAGCTGGAGTTGGGCATCGGCATCCACGGTGAGCCCGGCCGTGAGCGGCGCGCGATGATGACCTCCCGCGAGATCGCCGACTTCGCGGTGGACGCCGTTCTGGAGGACCTCCAGCCGCGCAACCCGGTGCTGCTCCTGGTCAACGGCATGGGCGCCACCCCGCTCCTCGAGCTGTACGGATTCCACGCGGAGGTGACGCGGGTCCTGGCCGAGCGGGGTGTGGCGGTGGCACGCGTGCTGGTCGGCAACTACGTCACCTCCCTCGACATGGCGGGCTGCTCGGTGACGCTGTGCGAGATCGACGAGGAACTGCTGCGACTGTGGGACGCCCCGGTGCGTACGCCCGCCCTGCGCTGGGGTAGCTGA
- a CDS encoding GNAT family N-acetyltransferase, protein MPSHPLDNPAYASLTGPHAHFAERHGRVLRYPQQVAPWLALPDEPDADDWADLAALAGPGASVLLTALVGEPPAGWEVIWQGNGVQYAGESVLGAPEAEAVLLGAADVPEMLDLVERTRPGPFLPRTVELGTYLGVRRDGKLVAMAGERLHPAGWSEISAVCTDPDFRGQGLGARLILAVVHAIRERGETPFLHTGADNPARGLYESLGFTLRRTTTFLNLKVPEDLPAGAR, encoded by the coding sequence ATGCCGTCCCACCCGCTGGACAACCCGGCGTACGCGTCGCTGACCGGCCCGCACGCCCACTTCGCCGAGCGGCACGGCCGGGTCCTGCGCTATCCGCAGCAGGTCGCCCCGTGGCTGGCGCTGCCGGACGAGCCGGACGCGGACGACTGGGCCGACCTCGCCGCGCTCGCCGGGCCCGGCGCGAGCGTGCTGCTCACCGCGCTCGTGGGGGAGCCGCCCGCGGGCTGGGAGGTCATCTGGCAGGGGAACGGCGTCCAGTACGCCGGTGAGAGCGTGCTCGGCGCCCCGGAAGCGGAGGCCGTACTGCTCGGCGCCGCCGATGTGCCCGAGATGCTGGACCTGGTCGAGCGCACCCGGCCCGGCCCGTTCCTGCCGCGCACCGTCGAGCTCGGCACCTACCTGGGCGTCCGGCGCGACGGGAAGCTGGTGGCGATGGCGGGGGAGCGGCTGCACCCGGCTGGCTGGTCCGAGATCAGCGCGGTCTGCACCGATCCGGACTTCCGGGGGCAGGGCCTCGGGGCCCGGCTGATCCTCGCGGTGGTGCACGCCATCCGGGAGCGCGGCGAGACGCCCTTCCTGCACACCGGTGCGGACAACCCGGCGCGCGGGCTCTACGAGTCGCTCGGGTTCACGCTGCGCCGCACGACCACCTTCCTCAACCTGAAGGTGCCGGAGGACCTGCCCGCCGGGGCTCGCTGA